Proteins encoded in a region of the Deltaproteobacteria bacterium genome:
- the glyQ gene encoding glycine--tRNA ligase subunit alpha, giving the protein MEKKSYQQVVLDLERFWAEKGCVIQQPYDLEVGAGTLNPATLLRVLGPEPWNVAYVEPSRRPTDGRYGENPNRLQHYYQYQVILKPSPDNIQDLYLESLYALGIDPNRHDIRFVEDDWENPTVGAWGLGWEVWLDGMEITQFTYFQQAGGIDLKPVCAELTYGLERITMYLQGVDNVYNLTWTDGVTYGDVHHQGEVENSTYNFETADTAMLFNLFDMYEAESRKTLENGLVLPAYDYCLKCSHTFNLLDARGAISVTERTSFIHRVRNLCRGAAEAYVAQREAMGYPLMGKNLLSEQKGLE; this is encoded by the coding sequence ATGGAGAAAAAATCGTATCAGCAGGTTGTCCTTGATCTTGAGCGGTTTTGGGCGGAAAAAGGCTGCGTCATTCAGCAGCCTTACGACCTGGAGGTAGGTGCGGGAACGCTTAACCCCGCCACGCTGCTGAGGGTCCTCGGTCCCGAACCCTGGAACGTGGCATACGTGGAGCCTTCCAGGCGTCCTACCGACGGCCGGTACGGGGAAAATCCCAACCGACTCCAGCACTATTATCAATATCAGGTTATTCTTAAACCTTCACCCGACAACATCCAGGACCTCTATCTCGAGAGCCTTTATGCCCTTGGTATCGATCCCAACCGTCATGACATCCGGTTCGTGGAGGACGACTGGGAGAATCCCACGGTGGGGGCCTGGGGGCTGGGCTGGGAGGTCTGGCTGGATGGGATGGAGATTACCCAGTTTACATACTTCCAGCAGGCGGGCGGTATCGACCTTAAACCCGTCTGTGCGGAACTGACCTACGGACTGGAACGCATCACAATGTATCTGCAGGGTGTGGACAATGTGTACAACCTGACCTGGACAGACGGTGTGACCTACGGGGATGTCCATCACCAGGGGGAGGTGGAGAACTCCACCTACAACTTCGAGACCGCGGATACGGCCATGCTCTTTAATCTGTTTGATATGTATGAAGCCGAATCCCGGAAAACCCTTGAAAATGGGTTGGTTCTGCCCGCCTACGACTACTGTTTGAAGTGTTCTCACACATTCAACCTGTTGGATGCGCGCGGGGCCATCAGCGTGACTGAGAGGACGAGCTTCATCCACCGGGTAAGAAATCTTTGTCGCGGCGCCGCCGAGGCCTACGTCGCCCAGCGAGAGGCGATGGGATACCCCCTCATGGGGAAGAACCTTCTGTCGGAGCAAAAGGGGTTGGAGTGA